In Limnobaculum parvum, one DNA window encodes the following:
- the fdhF gene encoding formate dehydrogenase subunit alpha codes for MKKVITVCPYCASGCKINLLVDGGRVVGAEGANGVTNQGELCLKGYYGWDFLNDTKILTPRLTKPMIRRQRGGELEAVSWDEAIEFASSRMKKIIEEHGPDAVMTSGSSRGPGNEVNYIMQKFARAAIGTNNVDCCARVUHGPSVAGLHRSVGNGAMSNSIVEMEDTKCLLIFGYNAADSHPIVARRILKAKAKGAKVIVCDPRYIETARIADMYLPLKNGSNVALLNAFANVLISENLYNKEFVENHTEGFEEYCKNVEKYTPEYVETITGLSAKQIRETIRMYAAAPSATILWGMGVTQWGQGVDTVRCLTSLALLTGNIGRPNVGVAPVRGQNNVQGACDMGALIDTLPGYQYVNDPVAREKFAKAWGVESIPEKKGYPLSELPHNAISGKVKAFYVMGEDPMQTEPDLSVVRQGFEALELIIVQDIFMTQTAAMADVIFPATSWGEHEGVYTSADRGFQRFYKAVEPKGDVKTDWDIICLMSTALGYPMKYSNTKEIWDELRELCPIYYGATYEKMEGLGYVQWPCPTLDHPGTQYLFAGSKFNRPSGKGELYATDWRPPMELTDEEYPLALATVREVGHYSCRSMTGNCAALQTLADEPGYVQINTQNATELGIRDQQLVWISSRRGKVISRAAVSDRTNKGAVYMTYQWWIGACNKLTLDELDPISRTPEFKHCAVKLEAITDQNWAESYVQKEYTALKSRLRQAAEV; via the coding sequence ATGAAAAAAGTTATTACCGTCTGCCCATATTGTGCATCGGGCTGCAAAATCAACCTGTTGGTTGATGGCGGGAGAGTCGTTGGCGCCGAAGGGGCCAACGGTGTTACCAACCAGGGCGAGCTTTGTCTAAAAGGCTACTATGGATGGGATTTCCTGAATGATACCAAAATTCTGACCCCCCGTCTGACCAAACCGATGATTCGTCGTCAGCGCGGTGGTGAGTTAGAAGCCGTATCCTGGGACGAGGCAATCGAATTTGCCAGCTCCCGCATGAAAAAGATCATTGAAGAGCACGGCCCGGATGCGGTCATGACCTCTGGTTCATCTCGTGGCCCCGGCAACGAAGTGAACTACATCATGCAAAAGTTTGCCCGTGCAGCTATTGGCACCAACAACGTGGATTGCTGCGCACGCGTTTGACATGGCCCTTCGGTTGCAGGTCTGCACCGCTCAGTGGGTAATGGCGCAATGAGTAACTCCATTGTTGAAATGGAAGACACCAAATGTCTGCTTATCTTCGGCTATAACGCCGCAGATTCTCACCCTATTGTTGCGCGCCGTATTTTAAAGGCCAAAGCAAAGGGTGCCAAAGTAATTGTTTGCGATCCACGCTATATCGAAACGGCACGTATCGCCGATATGTATCTACCGTTGAAAAACGGCAGTAACGTTGCGCTACTGAATGCCTTTGCTAACGTGTTAATCAGCGAAAATCTGTACAACAAAGAGTTTGTTGAAAATCATACCGAAGGGTTTGAGGAATACTGCAAGAACGTTGAGAAATATACCCCAGAATATGTTGAAACTATCACCGGATTATCCGCGAAGCAGATCCGTGAAACTATCCGCATGTATGCTGCTGCACCATCAGCAACCATTCTGTGGGGCATGGGGGTAACTCAGTGGGGGCAAGGGGTTGATACCGTCCGCTGTTTAACCAGTCTGGCATTACTAACCGGGAATATTGGTCGTCCTAATGTGGGTGTTGCGCCAGTACGGGGGCAAAACAACGTTCAGGGCGCCTGCGACATGGGAGCACTGATTGATACCCTGCCGGGTTATCAATATGTCAACGATCCCGTTGCCCGCGAGAAATTCGCTAAAGCCTGGGGCGTTGAGTCAATTCCAGAGAAAAAAGGATATCCTCTCAGCGAACTGCCGCATAACGCGATTTCCGGTAAGGTAAAAGCGTTCTATGTGATGGGTGAAGATCCAATGCAAACCGAGCCAGATCTGTCGGTAGTGCGTCAGGGTTTTGAAGCTCTCGAGCTGATTATCGTTCAGGATATCTTTATGACCCAGACGGCAGCGATGGCTGACGTTATCTTCCCGGCCACCTCCTGGGGTGAGCATGAAGGGGTTTATACCAGTGCCGACCGTGGATTCCAGCGGTTCTACAAAGCCGTTGAACCTAAGGGCGATGTAAAAACCGACTGGGATATTATCTGCCTGATGTCCACCGCTCTTGGCTATCCAATGAAGTACAGCAACACCAAAGAGATTTGGGACGAACTGCGCGAGCTGTGCCCAATTTACTATGGTGCGACCTATGAGAAAATGGAAGGTTTAGGCTATGTGCAGTGGCCATGCCCAACGTTGGATCATCCGGGAACGCAATATCTGTTTGCTGGCAGCAAATTTAACCGACCGAGTGGAAAAGGTGAACTGTATGCTACCGACTGGCGGCCACCGATGGAGCTTACCGACGAAGAGTATCCGTTGGCATTGGCAACCGTGCGGGAAGTGGGTCACTACTCCTGCCGTTCAATGACGGGTAACTGCGCCGCGCTACAAACACTGGCGGATGAACCAGGCTATGTTCAGATCAACACGCAGAATGCTACTGAGTTGGGCATTCGCGACCAACAATTGGTTTGGATCTCTTCTCGCCGGGGTAAAGTCATCAGCCGAGCAGCCGTTAGCGATCGTACGAATAAAGGCGCTGTTTATATGACCTACCAATGGTGGATTGGTGCCTGTAACAAGCTAACGCTGGATGAGCTGGACCCAATATCCAGAACGCCAGAGTTCAAACATTGTGCCGTTAAGCTCGAGGCAATTACCGATCAAAATTGGGCGGAAAGCTATGTGCAGAAAGAGTACACCGCGTTAAAAAGTCGGTTACGTCAGGCAGCAGAAGTCTAA
- a CDS encoding 4Fe-4S dicluster domain-containing protein: MNRFVIADPKNCIGCRTCEVACAVVHSADSDVANMSVKSFAPRIKVVRGQTVSTAILCRHCEDAPCAEVCPNGAIVRRNNSIQVIQEKCIGCKTCAIACPYGAMSIVTKSVTVPGVITSQRQKTEALKCDLCEGVAESPTCVRVCPTNALHLVTQESLDAMMRQKQERAALDEAIEIHF; encoded by the coding sequence ATGAACCGGTTCGTTATTGCCGATCCGAAAAACTGCATTGGATGCCGCACCTGTGAAGTTGCCTGCGCGGTGGTTCATAGCGCTGATAGCGATGTGGCTAATATGTCGGTTAAAAGCTTTGCCCCTCGCATCAAGGTTGTCAGAGGACAAACCGTAAGTACCGCCATTCTTTGTCGTCATTGTGAAGATGCTCCCTGCGCAGAAGTATGTCCTAACGGCGCGATTGTTAGACGTAACAACAGCATTCAGGTTATTCAGGAAAAATGTATTGGCTGTAAAACCTGTGCTATCGCCTGCCCTTACGGGGCCATGAGTATTGTGACCAAAAGCGTCACTGTTCCGGGCGTTATAACCAGCCAGCGACAAAAAACGGAAGCGCTGAAGTGCGACCTCTGTGAAGGCGTCGCCGAAAGCCCTACCTGCGTTAGGGTCTGTCCAACTAATGCATTGCATTTAGTCACACAAGAATCCCTAGATGCCATGATGCGGCAAAAACAGGAACGGGCTGCGCTGGATGAAGCCATAGAAATTCATTTTTAG
- a CDS encoding LysR family transcriptional regulator: MQNKLEMLRIFYTVAESRNFKDAAILLGISPQAVTRAVKELEQQRGEILFYRSTRQMKITADGERLAQYARQAVNAIDGLLMVKPQQKSDEMRGTVRLTVSSVFGRKFIIPALTQFSLSYPNIVVDCTLTDTHSDVIDERIDIGIRFGFLPNNRYVARELAKIHFFSVGAPELVNKIGIPKNIDELDSFPLTALIDHKTGRYWPWNFKDTRSFTPSNPRFITDDVEAEFQAVLDGVGFGHIPSFLAQPYLNSGRLVQILEDNASSSWGLYLYRPQRGPTSLRIRTLFDYLAEFLSQKCSL; this comes from the coding sequence ATGCAAAATAAACTGGAAATGTTGCGTATATTTTATACTGTCGCGGAATCAAGAAACTTCAAAGATGCTGCGATACTTCTAGGTATTTCACCTCAAGCGGTAACTCGTGCTGTAAAAGAACTCGAACAACAGCGCGGTGAAATTTTGTTTTACCGGAGCACCCGGCAGATGAAAATTACTGCCGATGGAGAACGCCTAGCTCAATATGCCAGGCAAGCTGTTAACGCTATCGATGGGTTGTTAATGGTAAAACCACAACAAAAATCAGATGAGATGCGGGGAACCGTCCGGTTGACGGTATCTTCCGTGTTTGGGCGTAAATTTATTATTCCGGCATTAACGCAATTTTCCCTGAGTTATCCAAATATTGTCGTGGACTGTACCCTGACGGACACACACAGTGATGTGATTGATGAACGGATAGACATTGGTATTCGTTTCGGTTTTTTACCCAATAACCGCTATGTAGCGCGCGAACTGGCCAAAATCCATTTTTTTTCCGTCGGTGCCCCTGAATTAGTTAATAAGATCGGAATACCAAAAAATATTGATGAGCTGGATTCGTTTCCGCTGACAGCACTGATTGATCATAAAACTGGGCGTTACTGGCCATGGAATTTCAAAGACACACGAAGTTTTACGCCGTCAAATCCACGTTTTATTACCGATGATGTGGAAGCTGAGTTTCAGGCCGTACTTGATGGCGTCGGTTTTGGACATATACCGAGCTTTCTAGCACAGCCTTACTTAAATAGCGGTCGCTTAGTTCAGATTCTAGAAGATAATGCATCCTCAAGCTGGGGACTTTATCTTTACCGACCACAACGCGGGCCGACATCATTGAGAATTCGGACATTGTTCGATTATCTGGCAGAATTTCTATCACAGAAATGTTCATTATGA
- a CDS encoding SDR family oxidoreductase: MSTIGKKVVVITGASSGLGEATALHLAEKGAILVLSARRKERLDALVALIVAGGGHAIAVKADVSSKAEVQNIIDKAVEAFGRVDVVINNAGLMAIAPISLTKTDEWDRMIDINIKGVLYGIAAALPLFEKQKSGHFINIASVAGIKVFSPGGAVYSGTKFAVKAISEGLRHEVGAHIRTTTICPGAVDSELKLGGSDEQSSKMLVDLYQQAIPADSVARAIAYAIEQPTDVDINEIVLRPTCQEF; the protein is encoded by the coding sequence ATGAGTACTATCGGAAAGAAAGTTGTTGTTATCACTGGCGCAAGTAGCGGCTTAGGCGAAGCAACAGCGCTTCATCTTGCGGAAAAAGGTGCGATTCTGGTGTTATCTGCCCGTCGTAAAGAGCGTCTTGATGCACTGGTCGCTCTGATTGTTGCCGGTGGTGGTCATGCCATAGCGGTTAAGGCTGATGTTTCCAGTAAAGCCGAGGTGCAGAACATTATTGATAAGGCTGTTGAAGCCTTTGGCCGCGTTGATGTAGTGATCAATAATGCCGGATTGATGGCAATTGCACCAATAAGCCTAACTAAAACCGATGAATGGGACCGGATGATTGATATCAATATTAAAGGCGTTTTGTACGGTATTGCGGCTGCCTTACCGCTGTTTGAGAAACAAAAGTCAGGTCACTTCATTAATATTGCTTCAGTTGCCGGTATCAAAGTATTCAGTCCTGGAGGTGCAGTTTATAGCGGGACAAAGTTTGCGGTAAAAGCGATTTCGGAAGGATTGCGTCACGAAGTCGGTGCTCACATCCGAACTACCACCATTTGCCCAGGTGCAGTAGATAGCGAACTGAAACTGGGCGGTTCTGATGAGCAAAGTTCAAAAATGCTAGTCGATTTATACCAACAGGCTATTCCTGCTGATTCAGTAGCCCGTGCGATTGCGTATGCGATTGAACAGCCAACAGATGTTGATATCAACGAAATTGTTTTGCGTCCTACTTGCCAAGAGTTTTAA
- a CDS encoding acyl carrier protein encodes MNYLHESKKILSSCLSIPVEQIQDDSLIEQLKPTLDSVDFASIMMQVERFLKKEVPVAEWLELGSVTDLADLLERNYNN; translated from the coding sequence ATGAATTATCTACATGAGAGTAAGAAAATACTATCAAGCTGCCTGTCGATTCCAGTGGAACAAATTCAGGATGACAGCCTGATTGAGCAGCTAAAACCCACGCTGGACAGCGTAGATTTCGCTAGCATCATGATGCAAGTAGAACGCTTTTTGAAAAAAGAAGTGCCCGTTGCAGAGTGGCTAGAGTTAGGGTCGGTGACGGATCTGGCAGATCTTTTGGAAAGAAATTACAACAACTAA
- a CDS encoding AMP-binding protein, translating into MPSELVVTPTLNSIPIRHGDFTTTTEALAYAAGGEAGFNFFNVSGQLTGVLDYKQMQAQSMRVALQLKQQGFSRHDRLIFIAETTPDFLLLFFACQYLGLIPCPIAFTVNLGGMPAYLEKLNRIIVSSQAKAIISSLSIADAIGKSVSIPMLAYSDIVHQAQQFHQPDPSELAPFTADEPAYIQFSSGSTTYPKGVQISQRDLQTNIYAVLRYGMKLRPEDRSFNWLPFHHNMGMIGFLLASVYGQRTVDCLSAENFTQNPLIWLELMSKYKTAITFAPVFGYQFAMKKYAESDNKPSLNLSSLRVAGIGGDLISPDMLKMFSGCFASSGFQYQSFLPSYGLTETTLAVTTSDVDQPPVIDTLTSELIQKPIVSCGKALPGFEVKIIDGNTQVRLAEREIGQIWVKGPSIITRYIDDQAPIESDDEGYIYTGDLGYLWQEQLFISGREKDVIIIRGRNIWAQDIEWSLLQAIPQIGVNNMATIGINEQQEERMAILVSVSEELVADHTQLQRLTIAIQNLTRQIAGVQASVLFTPQKLPLTSSGKLARAQAKEAYLSGNMAIIYDSEGHI; encoded by the coding sequence ATGCCATCAGAACTCGTTGTTACACCAACACTTAACAGTATCCCTATCCGACATGGCGATTTTACTACCACGACAGAAGCGTTAGCCTATGCCGCTGGTGGTGAAGCTGGGTTTAATTTTTTCAATGTTTCCGGTCAGTTAACTGGCGTATTGGATTACAAACAGATGCAGGCTCAATCCATGCGGGTAGCCTTGCAACTTAAGCAGCAAGGTTTCTCCCGTCACGATCGTCTGATTTTTATAGCAGAAACGACACCTGACTTTCTATTACTGTTTTTTGCCTGTCAGTATTTAGGGTTAATACCTTGCCCGATAGCCTTTACTGTTAATCTCGGCGGCATGCCAGCCTATCTTGAGAAATTAAACAGAATTATTGTCTCTTCTCAAGCTAAAGCTATTATCAGTTCACTATCTATTGCTGATGCTATTGGTAAATCAGTGTCAATCCCAATGCTGGCGTATAGCGATATTGTTCATCAGGCACAGCAATTTCATCAACCGGATCCGTCAGAGCTAGCTCCATTTACCGCAGATGAACCCGCCTATATTCAGTTCTCTTCCGGTTCAACAACGTACCCGAAAGGCGTGCAGATAAGCCAACGTGATTTACAGACCAATATCTATGCTGTTTTACGCTACGGCATGAAACTGCGCCCGGAAGATCGTTCATTTAACTGGCTCCCCTTCCATCACAATATGGGGATGATTGGCTTCCTTCTGGCCTCGGTTTATGGGCAGCGTACCGTCGATTGCCTAAGTGCAGAGAACTTTACTCAGAACCCGCTTATTTGGCTGGAACTGATGTCGAAGTATAAAACAGCAATTACTTTTGCACCGGTATTTGGCTATCAGTTTGCCATGAAAAAATATGCCGAAAGTGATAATAAGCCCTCTCTCAACCTCTCTTCATTGCGGGTAGCTGGCATCGGTGGTGACCTGATTAGCCCGGATATGCTGAAGATGTTTTCTGGCTGCTTTGCCAGCAGCGGTTTCCAGTATCAGTCATTCCTGCCAAGCTATGGGCTTACAGAAACAACGCTAGCAGTGACAACATCCGACGTGGATCAACCGCCGGTCATCGACACATTAACCAGCGAGCTGATTCAAAAACCTATCGTCTCCTGCGGTAAAGCGCTGCCGGGCTTTGAGGTTAAGATCATTGATGGGAACACGCAAGTCAGGCTTGCGGAACGAGAAATCGGTCAGATTTGGGTAAAAGGTCCCAGCATCATCACCCGTTACATTGATGACCAGGCTCCCATAGAGTCAGACGACGAAGGCTATATTTATACTGGCGATCTCGGCTATCTGTGGCAAGAGCAGTTATTTATTAGCGGTCGAGAAAAAGATGTCATTATTATTCGTGGCCGTAATATTTGGGCACAAGATATAGAGTGGTCGTTATTACAAGCGATACCACAGATTGGCGTCAACAACATGGCGACTATCGGCATTAATGAGCAGCAAGAAGAGAGAATGGCAATTCTGGTTAGTGTCAGCGAAGAGCTGGTGGCAGACCATACTCAGCTTCAGCGACTGACGATAGCAATCCAAAACCTGACACGTCAAATTGCGGGTGTTCAGGCCAGTGTATTGTTTACCCCCCAGAAGTTACCGTTAACCTCTTCAGGCAAACTGGCCAGAGCACAGGCTAAAGAGGCGTATTTGTCTGGTAATATGGCGATTATCTACGATTCAGAGGGACATATCTGA
- a CDS encoding GNAT family N-acetyltransferase translates to MTSNTPNLAGIPIYIETNGYLLRSLTPNDVTPDFLRWMNSQDMMEGLNLPPLNFTHQQLAEYTKQFDNHRNYFIGIFDKKNNLLVGFYTIDVNLNHKVGHITAGVGAPEYPGKTVLWATIDALLDHFYLYRDLHKMVARILAKNKRMLFCFVKNPRFNLEAVLKEECLAPDGERVDILIFASLRHK, encoded by the coding sequence ATGACTTCCAACACCCCCAATCTGGCAGGGATCCCGATTTATATTGAAACCAACGGATATTTGTTGCGTAGTTTAACGCCGAATGATGTCACACCCGACTTCCTGAGATGGATGAACAGTCAGGATATGATGGAAGGTCTTAACCTCCCACCATTAAACTTCACCCACCAGCAGCTAGCTGAGTACACCAAACAGTTTGATAACCACCGTAATTACTTTATCGGCATCTTTGATAAGAAAAATAATTTATTGGTGGGGTTTTATACCATTGATGTCAATCTTAACCATAAAGTAGGTCATATTACCGCCGGCGTTGGCGCACCTGAATACCCTGGAAAAACCGTCCTGTGGGCTACCATTGACGCCTTACTGGATCATTTCTACCTTTATCGCGATCTGCATAAAATGGTGGCACGTATTCTGGCTAAAAATAAACGTATGCTGTTTTGCTTCGTTAAGAACCCACGCTTTAATCTGGAAGCCGTACTTAAAGAGGAGTGCCTTGCTCCCGACGGTGAACGGGTTGATATCCTAATCTTCGCTTCATTACGACATAAATAG
- a CDS encoding autotransporter outer membrane beta-barrel domain-containing protein — MKKAHPSRQFAFKKNIVLLGILSTISSIPAYADDIYWTNGSGDNQFKNAANWSSPNIYDLNNDRYIQNTNGQTIQLTLDDQDQLYGPGYLFVGYGDGNSASLKMTDNSQSIYQLGYGTRLVVGSNAGTGLFEYQHGDIRSADRIGNLATLDIGSGLNSNGKVTLLGTGKNISDQTLSNSIMKTQELHIGSNGGKGELNTISSEIEVDSEGRSTATTVFTLGDGLGSQGTMNVLAGGKATIAPGPNQYTSPSAIIGLNQGQGTLNISGSVINNGETSPSRVIFNQGLEVGNGTGSNGSVLVLDGGHLMTLSTAQDPNQTGAYIGIDGGKGSVLISGTESNWDIAGNTITYTHQLSKVGSLSIGESGSGDVTIANGGRVSIGAISYVEHNNSTSDNYTNPELDNSVLGNLYLGNQANGMGSLNFGAAENQAAQAVGTLEANQIIFGAGNGSVVFNHTDNAGQYLFDTEMVSSAEGQGSIKQVNGVTTFNTDRSAFTGKTYITGGTLVVNNTLGGTIFASNSGTLAGIGNVGHATIGSGGIISPGQFGSTAPETLTINGNLVMESGSTYLTHLSTDVVSSATNTNGDVVNTYNADVIQVNGSATLNGASVIAIAGGEPVLYVPDSRWRILSATSGVSGAFGPLESRPYVNMGYEYDADNAYLVVTRNDQDICTKDMTSNECNIGGNVDEQGNSDIKDEIISQPDVESAKDVLNQLSGEIHASTKSALLEDSRFLREAVNNRLHDMAVGTGSWGHIYTSWGTFDNTDNAAKMKRNIAGVILGADKSLDDTWKVGLAGGYGKADITVSDRSSSADRYDYHVSAYTKGQWGNFNLHTGVGYTWHDYTTDRYVQLQKLRDHLEANYNASTAQVFTEGRYQFDINDTMTIEPYVDAAYVHVETDDFTESGGKAKLHSPDDNLDIVYTTLGNRFTQRFILDNGQVTKLWGNLGWRHAYGDVTSTASLNFGDSNSFNVIGTSISRDVAILEAGTEISVTPDTNIGVMYNGQIGNNTEDHGAKVYINWHF, encoded by the coding sequence ATGAAAAAAGCACACCCCTCGCGACAATTTGCTTTTAAAAAGAATATTGTTCTGTTAGGAATATTATCCACAATATCCAGCATTCCTGCATACGCAGACGATATTTACTGGACTAATGGTAGCGGCGACAACCAATTCAAAAATGCTGCTAATTGGTCAAGCCCTAACATTTATGACCTGAATAATGATCGGTATATACAAAATACTAATGGTCAAACGATTCAATTAACTCTTGATGATCAAGACCAATTATACGGTCCAGGTTATCTATTTGTGGGTTACGGTGATGGTAATAGTGCAAGCCTCAAAATGACCGATAACTCACAATCTATATACCAGTTGGGTTATGGTACTAGACTGGTGGTTGGCAGTAATGCAGGAACAGGATTATTTGAATATCAACATGGTGATATCAGGTCTGCCGATCGGATTGGTAATCTTGCAACTCTAGATATTGGATCTGGCTTAAACAGTAATGGCAAAGTAACGCTGCTTGGAACTGGTAAAAACATCAGTGACCAGACATTATCCAATTCCATTATGAAAACCCAAGAGCTTCACATTGGATCTAATGGCGGCAAGGGTGAACTCAACACGATTAGTAGTGAGATTGAAGTTGACTCCGAAGGTAGGAGTACGGCCACAACAGTATTTACACTTGGTGATGGTCTTGGTAGTCAGGGAACGATGAATGTCCTTGCCGGAGGAAAAGCAACAATTGCTCCGGGCCCTAACCAATACACCTCACCATCCGCAATTATCGGTCTAAATCAGGGCCAAGGTACGCTGAATATTTCAGGTTCTGTAATAAACAATGGTGAGACATCGCCAAGCCGAGTCATCTTTAACCAAGGATTAGAGGTCGGTAACGGCACAGGTAGTAACGGTTCTGTTTTAGTTTTGGATGGCGGTCATTTAATGACACTTTCAACTGCTCAGGACCCAAACCAAACTGGCGCTTATATCGGTATTGATGGCGGTAAAGGTTCTGTACTGATTTCTGGCACAGAGAGCAACTGGGATATTGCAGGAAACACCATAACCTATACACACCAACTCAGTAAAGTTGGTAGCCTGTCAATTGGTGAAAGTGGTTCCGGTGACGTCACTATCGCTAATGGTGGTCGAGTCTCTATTGGTGCGATTTCTTATGTCGAACACAATAATTCAACAAGCGACAATTATACTAACCCAGAGCTGGATAATAGCGTATTAGGCAACCTCTATCTCGGCAATCAAGCTAACGGGATGGGTAGCTTAAACTTTGGTGCAGCAGAAAATCAGGCCGCTCAAGCCGTGGGTACGCTGGAAGCTAACCAAATTATCTTCGGTGCCGGCAACGGTTCAGTGGTATTTAACCACACAGATAATGCAGGCCAGTACCTGTTTGACACCGAAATGGTCAGCAGTGCGGAAGGCCAAGGCTCCATTAAACAAGTTAATGGTGTGACAACCTTTAATACCGATCGCAGTGCATTCACCGGTAAAACTTATATCACTGGCGGCACACTGGTGGTTAATAACACATTGGGCGGCACAATATTTGCCTCCAACAGTGGTACTTTAGCGGGTATTGGTAATGTCGGCCACGCCACTATTGGCAGCGGCGGTATTATCTCTCCTGGTCAGTTTGGTTCCACAGCACCAGAAACGCTAACTATTAACGGCAATTTAGTGATGGAGTCTGGTTCAACTTATTTGACTCACCTTTCTACTGACGTTGTCTCTTCTGCTACCAATACAAACGGTGATGTAGTTAATACCTACAATGCAGATGTCATTCAGGTCAATGGTAGTGCCACTTTAAACGGAGCCAGTGTCATTGCTATCGCAGGCGGTGAACCCGTTCTGTATGTACCGGACAGCCGTTGGCGTATTCTCAGTGCCACCAGCGGCGTTTCGGGTGCATTTGGACCGTTGGAGTCACGACCTTATGTCAATATGGGCTACGAATATGATGCTGATAATGCCTATTTAGTTGTCACCCGTAACGATCAGGATATCTGCACCAAAGACATGACCTCAAATGAATGTAATATTGGAGGAAATGTTGATGAACAAGGAAATAGTGACATCAAAGATGAGATCATCTCTCAACCTGATGTAGAATCAGCGAAAGATGTACTAAATCAGCTCTCGGGTGAAATTCACGCCTCAACTAAGAGCGCCTTATTGGAAGACAGCCGTTTCCTGCGTGAAGCCGTTAATAATCGCTTGCACGATATGGCGGTCGGTACCGGTTCTTGGGGCCATATCTATACTTCTTGGGGTACGTTTGACAACACTGATAACGCCGCCAAAATGAAGCGTAATATTGCAGGGGTCATTTTGGGAGCAGACAAGTCCCTTGACGATACTTGGAAAGTAGGCCTGGCTGGTGGATATGGTAAAGCCGATATTACCGTATCCGATCGCTCCTCAAGCGCCGATCGTTACGATTACCATGTGAGTGCTTACACCAAAGGGCAGTGGGGCAACTTCAATTTACATACTGGTGTAGGCTATACTTGGCATGACTACACTACCGATCGCTACGTTCAGTTGCAGAAATTGAGAGACCATCTGGAAGCCAACTATAACGCTTCGACCGCTCAGGTATTTACTGAGGGGCGCTACCAGTTTGATATCAATGACACGATGACTATCGAACCTTACGTTGACGCAGCCTATGTACATGTTGAAACCGATGACTTCACTGAAAGTGGTGGTAAAGCCAAACTACATAGCCCAGATGATAATCTGGATATCGTCTATACCACGCTGGGTAATCGCTTCACTCAACGCTTTATACTGGATAACGGTCAGGTAACTAAGTTATGGGGCAACCTTGGTTGGCGTCATGCTTATGGCGATGTTACCTCAACGGCAAGTTTAAACTTCGGTGATAGTAACAGCTTTAATGTGATTGGTACCTCAATCAGTCGTGATGTGGCCATACTTGAAGCAGGAACCGAGATCAGCGTTACCCCGGATACCAATATCGGCGTAATGTATAACGGCCAGATTGGAAATAATACTGAAGATCATGGTGCGAAGGTCTATATAAACTGGCATTTCTAA